In Oncorhynchus tshawytscha isolate Ot180627B linkage group LG06, Otsh_v2.0, whole genome shotgun sequence, the following are encoded in one genomic region:
- the LOC112252180 gene encoding tumor necrosis factor alpha-induced protein 8-like protein 1 produces MDSFSTKSLALQAQKKLMSKMATKSMANLFIDDTSSEVLDELYRVTKEYTHNRKEAQKIIKNLIKMVVKLGVLYRNNQFSGEELVLVESFRKKVHTLAMTAVSFHQIEFTFDRRVMSAILNECRELLHQAINRHLTAKSHSRVNHVFNHFADCDFLAALYGPSEVYRSHLQRICDGVNKMLDEGNL; encoded by the exons ATGGACTCCTTCAGTACTAAGAGCCTGGCCCTTCAGGCCCAGAAGAAGCTGATGAGCAAGATGGCCACCAAGAGCATGGCTAACCTCTTCATCGACGACACCAGCAGTGAGGTGCTGGACGAGCTCTACCGCGTTACGAAGGAGTACACGCACAACCGCAAGGAGGCCCAGAAGATCATCAAGAACCTTATCAAGATGGTGGTGAAGCTGGGAGTCCTCTACCGCAACAACCAGTTCAGCGGGGAGGAGCTGGTGCtggttgagagcttcag GAAGAAGGTCCACACACTGGCTATGACGGCTGTCAGCTTTCACCAGATCGAGTTCACGTTCGACCGGCGCGTGATGAGCGCCATCCTGAACGAGTGCCGCGAGTTGCTGCACCAGGCCATCAACCGCCACCTGACGGCCAAGAGCCACTCACGGGTCAACCACGTGTTCAACCACTTCGCCGACTGTGACTTCCTCGCGGCGCTCTACGGGCCGTCTGAGGTGTACCGCAGCCACCTGCAAAGGATCTGTGACGGCGTCAATAAGATGCTGGACGAGGGCAACCTTTGA